The Camelus ferus isolate YT-003-E chromosome 32, BCGSAC_Cfer_1.0, whole genome shotgun sequence genome window below encodes:
- the RAN gene encoding GTP-binding nuclear protein Ran — protein sequence MAAQGEPQVQFKLVLVGDGGTGKTTFVKRHLTGEFEKKYVATLGVEVHPLVFHTNRGPIKFNVWDTAGQEKFGGLRDGYYIQAQCAIIMFDVTSRVTYKNVPNWHRDLVRVCENIPIVLCGNKVDIKDRKVKAKSIVFHRKKNLQYYDISAKSNYNFEKPFLWLARKLIGDPNLEFVAMPALAPPEVVMDPALAAQYEHDLEVAQTTALPDEDDDL from the exons ATGGCTGCCCAAGGAGAACCTCAAGTTCAGTTCAAA CTTGTACTGGTGGGAGAtggtggtactgggaaaactacCTTCGTGAAACGCCACCTGACTGGTGAATTTGAGAAGAAGTATGTAG CTACCTTGGGTGTTGAGGTCCATCCCCTTGTGTTCCATACCAACAGAGGGCCTATTAAGTTCAACGTGTGGGACACAGCTGGTCAGGAGAAATTTGGTGGACTGAGAGACGGCTATTATATCCAAG CTCAGTGTGCCATTATAATGTTTGATGTAACATCGAGAGTTACTTACAAGAATGTGCCGAACTGGCATAGAGACCTGGTGCGAGTGTGTGAAAACATCCCCATTGTGTTGTGTGGCAACAAAGTGGATATTAAGGACAGAAAAGTTAAGGCAAAATCAATTGTCTTTCACCGAAAGAAGAATCTTCAG TACTATGACATTTCTGCCAAAAGTAACTACAACTTTGAAAAGCCCTTCCTCTGGCTTGCTAGAAAACTGATCGGAGACCCGAACTTGGAGTTCGTCGCCATGCCTGCTCTGGCCCCACCGGAGGTGGTCATGGACCCAGCCCTGGCCGCGCAGTATGAGCACGATCTAGAG gttgCGCAGACAACTGCTCTCCCGGATGAAGATGACGACCTGTGA